In a single window of the Minwuia thermotolerans genome:
- a CDS encoding acyl-CoA carboxylase subunit beta, whose translation MSNPMPNRSGAEAEAAIAAARDALSDESRPRAVERMLRRAEMTARQRIACLVDEGSFREIGGLVCDDGGDRDSRPADGVVTGGARIDGRPVVIAAQDFTVHGGSSGKLGSAKLRRAVEQAIREGCPMIFLLDGGGHRIQDGQDSRHFANGSPMFHNLARISGWVPVVSAMMGAGFAGPTNYAGMSDFVVMVRGQACMGLAGPALVKAGTGEDIDIQSLGGAEVQVDRHGLADLGVETEAEALDAVKRYLSYLPSNARMTPPETGGGESGEQDKLAAMVPADTRKAYDVRRVIRGFADTGSVFEIKPTYAKNAITAFARLEGRPVGVIANQPMHLGGMLTSPACEKISHFVAICDAFGLPLVYLIDVPGFSIGSSAERSQLGRRSARMIYELGHATVPRVSIVLRKGYGLGYIAMCGGRSFDADAALAWPTSEICAMSLEGAANVAYRKQIEQADDPDAKRQELIAEMRAQVSPLRGAEGFGIDDIVAPEDTRRRLVEVLARAPRRRENNVPPKVRSISPI comes from the coding sequence ATGTCCAATCCGATGCCGAACAGGAGCGGGGCCGAGGCGGAAGCGGCGATTGCGGCGGCGCGCGACGCGCTGAGCGACGAAAGCCGCCCCCGGGCGGTCGAGCGCATGCTTCGCCGCGCGGAAATGACCGCGCGCCAGCGCATCGCCTGTCTCGTCGACGAAGGCAGTTTCCGGGAGATCGGCGGCCTGGTCTGCGACGATGGCGGAGACCGCGACTCGCGGCCTGCGGACGGCGTGGTCACCGGCGGCGCGCGGATCGACGGCCGCCCGGTGGTGATCGCCGCGCAGGATTTCACCGTGCACGGCGGCAGCAGCGGCAAGCTGGGTAGCGCCAAGCTGCGCCGCGCGGTCGAGCAGGCGATCCGCGAAGGCTGCCCGATGATCTTCCTGCTGGATGGCGGCGGTCACCGCATCCAGGACGGCCAGGATTCGCGGCACTTCGCAAACGGTTCGCCCATGTTCCACAATCTTGCCCGCATCTCCGGCTGGGTGCCGGTGGTCTCGGCGATGATGGGCGCGGGCTTCGCCGGTCCGACCAACTACGCCGGCATGTCGGATTTCGTCGTCATGGTGCGCGGTCAGGCCTGCATGGGCCTCGCCGGGCCGGCGCTGGTCAAGGCGGGCACGGGCGAGGATATCGACATCCAGTCGCTGGGCGGCGCGGAGGTTCAGGTCGACCGGCACGGGCTGGCCGATCTGGGTGTGGAGACGGAAGCCGAGGCGCTGGACGCGGTGAAGCGCTATCTGTCCTACCTGCCGTCCAACGCGCGGATGACGCCGCCCGAAACCGGGGGCGGCGAGAGCGGCGAGCAGGACAAGCTGGCGGCCATGGTGCCGGCCGACACCCGCAAGGCCTATGACGTCCGCCGGGTGATCCGGGGTTTCGCCGACACGGGCAGTGTCTTCGAGATCAAGCCCACCTATGCGAAGAACGCCATCACTGCCTTCGCCCGGCTGGAGGGCCGGCCGGTCGGCGTCATCGCCAATCAGCCGATGCATCTGGGCGGCATGCTGACCTCGCCGGCCTGCGAGAAGATCTCGCACTTCGTCGCCATCTGCGACGCCTTCGGCCTGCCGCTGGTCTACCTCATCGACGTGCCGGGATTTTCCATCGGTTCGTCCGCCGAGCGTTCGCAGCTGGGCCGGCGCAGCGCGCGGATGATCTACGAACTGGGTCACGCCACGGTGCCGCGTGTCTCCATCGTCCTGCGCAAGGGCTACGGCCTGGGCTACATCGCCATGTGCGGCGGGCGCAGCTTCGATGCCGACGCGGCGCTGGCCTGGCCGACCTCGGAGATCTGCGCCATGTCGCTGGAGGGCGCGGCCAATGTCGCTTACCGCAAGCAGATCGAGCAGGCCGACGATCCGGATGCGAAGCGCCAGGAACTGATCGCGGAGATGCGCGCGCAGGTCAGCCCGCTGCGCGGGGCCGAGGGTTTCGGCATCGACGACATCGTGGCGCCGGAAGATACCCGCCGGCGTCTGGTGGAGGTCCTGGCACGCGCGCCGCGCCGCCGGGAGAACAACGTGCCGCCGAAGGTGAGATCGATCTCGCCGATCTGA
- a CDS encoding AMP-binding protein, whose protein sequence is MNQQVSEAGEFSDPRIPNRDRCVLRHILDRHAEATPDAPFAWFEGGELWDYARMRSEAARTGAGLQKIGVARDDRVLVWLPNGPLMLRCWFGINYVGAAYVPINTAYRGGLLEHVVRNSDAKLMIVHADLVERLSEIDLAKLERLIVVGGETDFDRLPVEPEDALGAPGDEPAPLERPIDPWDLQSIIYTSGTTGPSKGVLSSYLHLFTMATSARPMLDHTDRRLINLPLFHAGGTGNSYGMLAKGGSIALVDSFKTDTFWDTVRESGSTCVTLLGAMTPFLMKADPSPRDHDHPLRTVFMVPLSEDVTAFTQRFGLDVYTTFNMTEISCQLMSERNPQKVGSCGKVRPGAEVRLVDANDCEVPVGEIGEMIVREERPWGLNHGYNNNPEATAKAWRNGWFHTGDMFRKDADGTFYFLDRAKDAIRRRGENISSFEVENEVNAHPDVRESAAVAVPSEFSEDEVLVVVAPVPGRSVDPAALLEFLQPRMAHFMIPRFIRVMDDLPKTPTQKVQKHLLRAEGVTEDTWDREAAGVKIRRDRIGAA, encoded by the coding sequence GTGAACCAGCAGGTCAGCGAAGCGGGCGAGTTCAGCGACCCGCGCATCCCGAACCGCGACCGCTGCGTGCTGCGCCATATCCTGGATCGGCATGCCGAGGCGACGCCGGATGCGCCCTTCGCCTGGTTCGAGGGCGGCGAATTGTGGGATTATGCCCGAATGCGGTCCGAAGCCGCCCGTACCGGCGCCGGGCTGCAGAAGATCGGCGTCGCGCGCGACGACCGTGTGCTGGTCTGGCTGCCCAACGGGCCGCTGATGCTGCGCTGCTGGTTCGGCATCAACTACGTCGGTGCGGCCTATGTCCCCATCAACACCGCCTATCGCGGCGGCCTGCTGGAACATGTCGTCCGCAATTCGGACGCGAAGCTGATGATCGTGCACGCCGACCTGGTCGAGCGGCTGTCCGAGATCGACCTGGCGAAACTGGAACGGCTGATCGTCGTCGGCGGGGAGACGGATTTCGACCGCCTGCCGGTGGAACCGGAGGATGCGCTGGGCGCGCCCGGCGACGAGCCGGCGCCGCTGGAGCGGCCGATCGATCCCTGGGACCTGCAGTCGATCATCTACACGTCCGGCACGACGGGACCGTCCAAGGGTGTGCTGTCGTCGTACCTGCACCTTTTCACCATGGCGACGAGCGCCCGGCCGATGCTGGACCACACGGACCGGCGGCTGATCAACCTGCCGCTGTTTCATGCCGGCGGCACGGGCAACAGCTATGGCATGCTGGCCAAGGGCGGCTCCATCGCGCTGGTCGACAGCTTCAAGACGGACACGTTCTGGGACACGGTGCGCGAATCCGGCTCCACCTGCGTGACCCTGCTCGGCGCGATGACGCCCTTCCTGATGAAGGCGGACCCCAGCCCACGCGACCATGACCACCCGCTGCGCACCGTCTTCATGGTGCCCCTGTCGGAGGACGTCACGGCCTTCACGCAGCGCTTCGGACTGGACGTCTACACCACCTTCAACATGACCGAGATCTCGTGCCAGCTGATGTCGGAGCGGAACCCGCAGAAGGTCGGTTCCTGCGGCAAGGTCCGGCCCGGCGCCGAGGTCCGGCTGGTCGACGCGAATGACTGCGAGGTGCCGGTCGGCGAGATCGGCGAGATGATCGTCCGCGAGGAACGCCCCTGGGGCCTCAACCACGGCTACAACAACAATCCGGAAGCCACGGCGAAAGCCTGGCGCAACGGCTGGTTCCATACCGGCGACATGTTCCGCAAGGACGCCGACGGAACCTTCTATTTCCTGGACCGGGCCAAGGACGCGATCCGCCGCCGCGGCGAGAACATCTCGTCGTTCGAGGTGGAGAACGAGGTCAACGCGCACCCGGATGTGCGGGAGAGCGCCGCGGTGGCCGTGCCCAGCGAGTTCTCGGAGGACGAAGTGCTCGTCGTCGTCGCGCCCGTGCCGGGGCGGTCGGTGGACCCGGCGGCGCTGCTGGAGTTCCTCCAGCCCCGCATGGCGCACTTCATGATCCCGCGCTTCATCCGGGTCATGGACGACCTGCCCAAGACGCCGACGCAGAAGGTGCAGAAGCATCTGCTGCGTGCAGAAGGCGTGACGGAAGACACCTGGGACCGCGAGGCGGCGGGCGTGAAGATCCGCCGCGACCGCATCGGCGCGGCCTGA
- a CDS encoding acyl-CoA carboxylase subunit beta — protein MNRHEPMPGETGEIREALRQILEARQATRDEARTAAVDKQHARGRWTAREGIAGMLDPDSLVEYGALAKPATEGMSGAADGLVTGTGTVDGRPVVMVAYDYTVYAGTQSAVNHTKISRMFEFAEKQRLPVICWLDGGGARPHDMFVPNRLGSPTFVTFSRLSGQAPTVGIVPGRAFAGHANLAGLCDVAIATKNASMGMAGPPLVEAALGVKLTPEEIGPAEVHYKSGAIDLLAEDEREACALAKKYLSFFSGPQETVPAQDQTKLRELVPESPRRAYDVRKVIEVMADGDQMLELKPAYGRAMVTALTRMGGQTVGVIANQPMFMAGAMDGPACEKAARFVQICDAYDIPILLLCDTPGLMVGPEIEQTCLVRRSARLLSALANATVPLMTVVLRKAYGLGYYIMGSRPLMPAILLAWPTAEFGGMGLEGAASIIFQKELAAIEDPAARAQAHRDYTDELKAYNTSLRVGERFGFDDVIDPAETRDILIRTLGTFPRPPERTTRKRSIEPF, from the coding sequence ATGAACCGACACGAACCCATGCCCGGCGAGACCGGCGAGATCCGCGAGGCGCTGCGCCAGATCCTGGAGGCGCGCCAGGCGACGCGCGACGAGGCGCGGACGGCCGCCGTCGACAAGCAGCACGCCCGCGGGCGCTGGACGGCGCGGGAGGGCATCGCCGGCATGCTGGACCCGGACAGCCTGGTCGAGTACGGCGCGCTGGCGAAGCCCGCGACCGAGGGCATGTCCGGCGCGGCCGACGGGCTGGTGACGGGGACCGGTACGGTCGACGGCCGGCCGGTCGTCATGGTCGCCTATGACTATACCGTCTACGCGGGGACCCAGAGCGCGGTGAACCACACGAAAATCAGCCGGATGTTCGAGTTTGCCGAGAAGCAGCGCCTGCCGGTGATCTGCTGGCTGGACGGCGGCGGCGCGCGGCCGCACGACATGTTCGTGCCGAACCGGCTCGGCTCGCCGACCTTCGTGACCTTCTCCCGGCTTTCGGGGCAGGCGCCGACCGTCGGCATCGTGCCCGGCCGCGCCTTCGCCGGTCACGCCAACCTGGCCGGGCTCTGCGATGTCGCCATCGCGACGAAGAACGCCTCCATGGGCATGGCGGGGCCGCCGCTGGTGGAAGCGGCGCTGGGCGTGAAGCTGACGCCCGAGGAGATCGGACCGGCCGAAGTGCACTACAAGTCCGGCGCGATCGACCTGCTCGCCGAAGACGAGCGGGAAGCCTGCGCGCTGGCGAAGAAGTATCTCTCCTTCTTCAGCGGCCCGCAGGAGACCGTTCCGGCCCAGGACCAGACGAAGCTGCGCGAATTGGTGCCGGAAAGCCCGCGCCGCGCCTATGACGTGCGCAAGGTCATCGAGGTCATGGCCGACGGCGATCAGATGCTGGAGCTGAAGCCCGCCTATGGCCGCGCCATGGTCACGGCGCTGACCCGGATGGGCGGGCAGACGGTCGGCGTCATCGCCAACCAGCCGATGTTCATGGCCGGCGCGATGGATGGCCCGGCCTGCGAGAAGGCGGCGCGCTTCGTCCAGATCTGCGACGCCTACGACATCCCGATCCTGCTGCTCTGCGACACGCCGGGCCTGATGGTCGGCCCGGAGATCGAGCAGACCTGTCTGGTCCGCCGCAGCGCACGATTGCTCTCGGCGCTCGCCAACGCCACCGTGCCGCTGATGACGGTCGTGCTGCGCAAGGCCTACGGGCTGGGCTACTACATCATGGGCTCGCGCCCGCTGATGCCGGCAATCCTGCTGGCCTGGCCGACCGCCGAATTCGGCGGCATGGGGCTGGAAGGCGCGGCCAGCATCATCTTCCAGAAGGAACTGGCGGCCATCGAGGATCCGGCCGCCCGCGCCCAGGCGCACCGCGACTACACCGACGAACTCAAGGCCTACAACACTTCGCTGCGCGTCGGTGAACGCTTCGGCTTCGATGATGTCATCGATCCGGCGGAGACGCGCGACATCCTGATCCGCACCCTTGGCACCTTTCCGCGCCCGCCCGAGCGCACCACAAGGAAGCGGAGCATCGAGCCGTTCTGA
- a CDS encoding C4-dicarboxylate TRAP transporter substrate-binding protein, which yields MTYMKHLTAIALAAGMAAGVAGGAAAKELKASVHLPPKNNTVADGWEPFAEGVKERTDGEVTVKLFLGGSLLGPKAASEGIRDGMVDLGYVIVGYHPAEFPHTAFINDMAAIGTNALIVTAATTELILTQCEPCREEYKQRGNVYTGTYAVPPMVIMSSKMIDSPEDIKGLKIRSAGAAWDNFVKAVGATPVNVPSSEQYEAQSRGVVDASFHVAASLKTYGLWDMTKDVLLVNVGAYRAINTFAFNPDTWAGLTDEQRRIMLEEASDANFGIAAGYMATDREALEESKAKGIRVQEISDEFKAIRDEYVAAEKAGLVEKGKGTRGIENPEPLIEKMSALVDKWTQIYEEVDGDVDALRERFKTDVISKVDVSTYGM from the coding sequence ATGACCTACATGAAACATCTGACGGCGATCGCTCTCGCCGCCGGCATGGCCGCCGGCGTCGCGGGTGGCGCGGCGGCGAAGGAGCTGAAGGCCTCCGTTCATCTGCCGCCCAAGAACAACACCGTCGCCGACGGCTGGGAGCCCTTCGCCGAAGGCGTGAAGGAACGGACCGACGGCGAAGTGACCGTGAAGCTGTTCCTCGGCGGTTCGCTGCTGGGGCCGAAGGCGGCCTCCGAAGGTATCCGCGACGGCATGGTCGATCTGGGCTACGTCATCGTCGGCTACCACCCGGCCGAGTTCCCGCACACGGCCTTCATCAACGACATGGCCGCGATCGGCACCAACGCGCTGATCGTCACTGCGGCGACGACCGAACTGATCCTGACCCAGTGCGAGCCCTGCCGCGAGGAGTACAAGCAGCGCGGCAACGTCTACACCGGCACCTACGCGGTGCCGCCGATGGTGATCATGTCGTCGAAGATGATCGACAGCCCCGAAGACATCAAAGGCCTGAAGATCCGCTCGGCCGGCGCAGCCTGGGACAACTTCGTCAAGGCCGTCGGCGCGACGCCGGTCAACGTGCCCTCGTCGGAGCAGTACGAGGCCCAGAGCCGCGGCGTCGTCGACGCCTCCTTCCACGTGGCCGCCTCGCTCAAGACCTACGGCCTGTGGGACATGACCAAGGACGTGCTGCTGGTAAACGTCGGCGCCTACCGCGCGATCAATACCTTCGCGTTCAATCCCGATACCTGGGCCGGGCTCACGGACGAGCAGCGGCGCATCATGCTGGAAGAAGCCTCCGACGCCAATTTCGGCATCGCAGCCGGCTACATGGCCACGGACCGGGAAGCGCTGGAGGAGAGCAAGGCCAAGGGCATCCGCGTGCAGGAGATCTCCGACGAATTCAAGGCGATCCGCGATGAGTACGTCGCCGCGGAGAAGGCCGGCCTCGTCGAGAAGGGCAAGGGAACCCGTGGTATCGAGAATCCCGAGCCGCTGATCGAGAAGATGAGCGCGCTCGTCGACAAGTGGACGCAGATCTACGAAGAGGTCGACGGCGATGTCGATGCGCTGCGCGAGCGCTTCAAGACCGACGTGATCTCGAAGGTCGACGTCTCGACCTACGGCATGTAG
- a CDS encoding TRAP transporter small permease, which translates to MIERTLRILARVFGWIGMLGMFAMLLHVSIDVAGKWLFGLPLPVTIEMTSHYYMVAVVFFPLAAVEFRNGHITVEIVSQYLAPRIRRTLIGLVSLLGVVYFSILTARTWHDAVNKYEIGEYLYGTVPLEIWQTRFFVPLGCGLLTLVLLWKAIMMFRGEERLIQEGNESVELDEA; encoded by the coding sequence ATGATCGAGAGGACGCTCAGAATCCTGGCCAGGGTCTTCGGCTGGATCGGCATGCTCGGCATGTTCGCCATGCTGCTTCACGTCAGTATCGATGTGGCCGGCAAATGGCTTTTCGGCCTGCCTCTGCCCGTGACCATCGAAATGACCTCGCACTACTACATGGTGGCGGTGGTGTTTTTTCCGCTGGCGGCGGTCGAGTTTCGCAACGGCCACATCACGGTGGAGATCGTCTCGCAGTATCTGGCGCCAAGGATTCGCCGGACCCTGATCGGCTTGGTCTCCCTGCTGGGGGTTGTCTACTTCTCCATCCTGACTGCGCGCACCTGGCACGACGCGGTCAACAAGTATGAGATCGGCGAGTATCTCTACGGCACCGTGCCGCTGGAGATCTGGCAGACCCGCTTCTTCGTGCCGCTCGGTTGCGGCCTCCTCACTCTCGTACTTCTCTGGAAAGCCATCATGATGTTCCGCGGCGAGGAGCGCCTGATCCAGGAAGGCAATGAATCAGTCGAACTGGACGAAGCCTGA
- a CDS encoding TRAP transporter large permease, whose amino-acid sequence MSDLQIGGLGLVILIMLLLARVPVGIALGGVSLVGIYTLLGLKPTLGIVTAVPYELVAHWTLSSVPMFLLMGYVCYHANLTESLFRLARYWLSALPGGLAIASVGGAAGFSAVTGSSVACAAAMGRIAVPEMLKARYDKGLAAGSVAAAGTIGSLIPPSILLLIFGIFAEVPIGKLFVGGFLPGILTAFMFALMIYLRVKATPSLAPSVHEQISWRDRFYAFYDTWPVILLVIGVFGGLFGGVFTPTEAGAIGAALSIVIAFLKRSLNWARLRDATMEAMQSTAAIFIIAIGANLLTRFLAFAGVSDFLADVVLAEGISEIALILGISVVYLALGMFLDPLGIMLLTLPIFLPVVESLRIDLIWFGILIVKYLEIGLITPPVGLNVFVIKGIVGDAIKTEVIFKGILWFVVADLITLGLLIGFPQITLFLPELLY is encoded by the coding sequence ATGTCCGACCTTCAGATCGGCGGGCTCGGCCTCGTCATCCTCATCATGCTGCTGCTCGCCCGGGTGCCCGTCGGCATTGCGCTGGGCGGCGTCTCCCTCGTCGGCATCTACACCCTTCTGGGCCTGAAACCGACGCTGGGCATCGTCACAGCGGTGCCCTACGAACTGGTGGCGCACTGGACGCTGAGTTCGGTGCCGATGTTCCTGCTCATGGGCTATGTCTGCTACCATGCAAATCTGACGGAATCGCTTTTCCGGCTGGCGCGTTACTGGCTGTCCGCCCTGCCGGGCGGCCTCGCCATCGCCTCCGTGGGCGGCGCCGCCGGCTTCTCGGCGGTGACCGGCTCCTCGGTCGCCTGCGCCGCCGCCATGGGCCGTATCGCCGTGCCCGAGATGCTCAAGGCAAGGTACGACAAGGGGCTGGCCGCCGGCTCCGTCGCCGCCGCCGGCACCATCGGCTCGCTGATACCGCCCAGCATTCTGCTGCTGATCTTCGGTATCTTTGCCGAGGTGCCCATCGGCAAGCTGTTCGTGGGCGGCTTCCTGCCGGGCATACTCACCGCGTTCATGTTCGCGCTGATGATCTATCTCCGTGTGAAGGCGACGCCATCGCTCGCGCCTTCCGTCCACGAGCAGATTTCCTGGCGCGATCGCTTCTACGCCTTCTACGATACCTGGCCGGTGATCCTGCTGGTGATCGGCGTCTTCGGCGGCCTGTTCGGCGGCGTCTTCACACCGACCGAGGCGGGCGCGATCGGCGCGGCGCTGTCTATCGTGATCGCCTTCCTCAAGCGGTCGCTCAACTGGGCCCGGCTGCGCGACGCCACGATGGAGGCCATGCAGTCGACGGCGGCCATCTTCATCATCGCCATCGGCGCCAACCTGCTGACGCGCTTCCTCGCCTTCGCGGGAGTCTCCGACTTCCTGGCGGACGTGGTGCTGGCGGAGGGCATCAGCGAGATCGCGCTGATCCTCGGCATCTCGGTGGTCTATCTCGCGCTCGGCATGTTCCTCGACCCGCTGGGCATCATGCTGCTGACGCTGCCGATCTTCCTGCCGGTGGTGGAATCGCTTCGCATCGACCTGATCTGGTTCGGCATCCTGATCGTCAAGTATCTCGAAATCGGCCTGATCACGCCGCCCGTCGGTCTGAACGTCTTCGTCATCAAGGGGATCGTCGGCGACGCCATCAAGACGGAAGTGATCTTCAAGGGCATCCTCTGGTTCGTGGTCGCGGACCTGATCACGCTCGGGCTGCTGATCGGGTTTCCGCAGATCACGCTCTTCCTGCCGGAGCTCCTCTACTGA
- a CDS encoding cation:proton antiporter encodes MELATPLVTFGLLLLVGLALDALGRLTRLPRITLLVLFGLVIGPSALDILPVSAEGWLDTISVLALTMIAFLLGGELAWASLRTHGRAILAVSLSVMTVSFAVMAAGLTFAGAPPVLALLLAGIALATDPAATREVVREIRADGPATTTLLGVVAIDDAWGVIVFSVVLGFVGPGGIVDGLGDGLVEVFGAIGLGLAIGLPAALLTGRVRPGEPTLAEALGLVLLCAGMSLWLEISFLLTGMTTGAVIVNLARHHNFAFHEIEHISGPVLVLFFVLAGAAVDLSSVIIAGPLGLAFLLLRLGGRVGGGWLGGRLGGMPDSQARMMGLTLLPQAGVALGMALVASVAVPEHAVTVTAVTVATTVVFELLGPIVTRLTLIRLGEAGRARPEPSDTPTG; translated from the coding sequence ATGGAACTGGCGACACCACTCGTCACCTTCGGACTGCTCCTTCTTGTGGGGCTGGCGCTCGACGCCCTGGGGCGGCTGACCAGGCTGCCGCGCATCACGCTGCTGGTGCTGTTCGGACTCGTCATCGGTCCGTCGGCGCTGGACATCCTGCCCGTCAGCGCGGAGGGCTGGCTGGACACGATTTCGGTTCTGGCGCTGACGATGATCGCCTTCCTGCTGGGCGGCGAACTGGCCTGGGCATCGCTCAGGACCCATGGCAGGGCGATTCTCGCCGTCTCGCTCTCGGTCATGACCGTCTCCTTCGCGGTCATGGCCGCCGGACTGACGTTCGCCGGCGCGCCGCCGGTTCTCGCGCTGCTGCTGGCCGGCATCGCGCTGGCGACCGACCCCGCCGCAACCCGCGAGGTGGTGCGGGAGATCCGCGCCGACGGACCGGCAACGACGACACTGCTGGGGGTCGTGGCGATCGACGACGCCTGGGGCGTGATCGTGTTCAGCGTCGTGCTCGGCTTCGTCGGTCCCGGCGGCATCGTCGACGGGCTCGGCGACGGACTGGTCGAGGTCTTCGGAGCGATAGGCCTCGGCCTCGCGATCGGCCTCCCGGCGGCGCTGTTGACGGGACGGGTCAGGCCGGGAGAACCGACCCTGGCCGAAGCGCTGGGGCTGGTTCTGCTTTGTGCGGGCATGTCGCTCTGGCTGGAGATCTCGTTCCTGCTGACAGGCATGACCACGGGAGCGGTCATCGTGAACCTGGCCCGCCATCACAACTTCGCCTTCCACGAGATCGAGCATATCAGCGGCCCGGTTCTGGTGCTTTTCTTCGTCCTCGCCGGCGCAGCCGTCGACCTCTCCTCGGTGATCATCGCCGGCCCCCTCGGCCTCGCCTTCCTGCTGCTGCGATTGGGCGGTCGCGTCGGCGGCGGCTGGCTGGGCGGCCGGCTGGGCGGAATGCCGGACTCTCAGGCGCGGATGATGGGGCTGACCCTGCTGCCCCAGGCCGGCGTGGCGCTCGGCATGGCGCTGGTCGCCAGCGTGGCCGTCCCCGAACACGCAGTGACCGTGACGGCAGTGACGGTGGCGACAACGGTGGTCTTCGAACTGCTCGGGCCGATCGTCACACGGCTGACGCTCATCCGCCTCGGCGAAGCGGGACGCGCCAGGCCGGAACCCTCCGACACCCCCACCGGATAG
- a CDS encoding acyl-CoA dehydrogenase family protein — protein MSEVFTDGEQKLLAANEKVAEVAARVAGDCETGRRPPREVWQAYAEAGLKGMLVPEEKGGLAVRATVMASMSEVLGRADPIAALTFVPQEYCMAAIDRYGHHPWHEEMLKRLMAAEVSTGFLLTEPAAGSDATAMTTTAAKDAGGWVMNGAKAWVTNAPHIDEYFVFAQTEPGSGAKGIAGFLVPREADGVEVGRPYDMLSGHVASIADVTFRDVALAPERMVVPPGEGLRAALSAIDMARINVAAMCCGALAVGLETALDYTTQRRAFGAEVAQFQGMQWQLAEVATDLHAARLMTYDAAARLEAEGKASVEAAHAKKFATRAAMEGLDICMGQMGSNGLKHDTPLPRLFAAAKIAKTMDGSTEIQNVVISRALLAPFRDRLSG, from the coding sequence ATGAGCGAAGTATTCACCGACGGAGAACAGAAGCTGCTGGCCGCGAACGAGAAGGTCGCAGAGGTGGCGGCCAGGGTCGCCGGCGACTGCGAAACCGGCCGACGGCCGCCGCGGGAAGTCTGGCAGGCCTATGCCGAAGCCGGGCTCAAGGGCATGCTGGTGCCGGAGGAAAAGGGCGGCCTCGCCGTCCGCGCCACGGTGATGGCCAGCATGTCCGAAGTTCTCGGCCGCGCCGACCCCATCGCGGCGCTGACCTTCGTGCCGCAGGAATACTGCATGGCGGCGATCGACCGCTATGGCCACCATCCCTGGCATGAGGAGATGCTGAAGCGACTGATGGCGGCGGAGGTCTCGACCGGCTTCCTGTTGACAGAGCCAGCGGCCGGTTCCGACGCTACCGCCATGACCACCACGGCGGCGAAGGACGCCGGCGGCTGGGTGATGAACGGCGCCAAGGCCTGGGTCACCAACGCCCCGCATATCGACGAGTATTTCGTCTTCGCCCAGACCGAACCGGGCAGCGGAGCGAAGGGCATCGCCGGCTTCCTGGTGCCGCGCGAGGCCGACGGCGTCGAGGTGGGCCGCCCCTACGACATGCTGAGCGGTCATGTCGCCTCTATCGCCGACGTCACGTTCCGGGACGTCGCCCTGGCGCCGGAGCGGATGGTGGTGCCGCCCGGCGAGGGGCTTCGGGCTGCGCTTTCGGCCATCGACATGGCTCGGATCAACGTCGCGGCCATGTGCTGCGGCGCGCTCGCCGTGGGCCTGGAGACCGCGCTGGATTACACCACGCAGCGGCGCGCCTTCGGCGCCGAGGTGGCGCAGTTCCAGGGCATGCAGTGGCAACTCGCGGAGGTCGCCACCGACCTGCACGCCGCGCGGCTGATGACCTATGACGCCGCCGCCCGGCTGGAGGCCGAGGGCAAGGCCTCGGTCGAAGCGGCGCACGCGAAGAAGTTCGCCACCCGTGCGGCCATGGAGGGCCTGGACATCTGCATGGGCCAAATGGGCTCCAACGGCCTGAAGCACGACACGCCCCTGCCGCGGCTGTTCGCGGCGGCCAAGATCGCCAAGACCATGGACGGCTCGACCGAGATCCAGAACGTGGTGATCAGTCGCGCGCTGCTGGCCCCATTCAGGGACCGTCTCTCGGGCTGA
- a CDS encoding c-type cytochrome — MMLKTLAPAALAALLLAAGPALAEGDPAAGEKVYKKCKVCHMVGEGAKNRVGPPLNDIIGRQAGTLGGFNYSPAMKKAGEEGLVWTEEAMAEYLEAPRKYVKGTKMAFPGLKKEQEIADVIAYLKQFSE; from the coding sequence ATGATGCTGAAAACCCTCGCGCCGGCGGCGCTCGCCGCCCTCTTGCTCGCCGCAGGTCCGGCCCTTGCCGAAGGCGACCCGGCCGCCGGGGAGAAGGTCTACAAGAAGTGCAAGGTCTGCCACATGGTCGGCGAAGGCGCGAAGAACCGCGTCGGGCCGCCGCTCAACGACATCATCGGCCGGCAGGCAGGAACCCTGGGGGGCTTCAACTACTCGCCGGCGATGAAGAAGGCCGGCGAGGAAGGGCTGGTCTGGACCGAGGAGGCGATGGCCGAATACCTCGAGGCGCCGCGCAAATATGTGAAGGGCACCAAGATGGCCTTCCCGGGCCTGAAGAAGGAACAGGAAATCGCCGACGTCATCGCCTATCTGAAGCAGTTCTCCGAATAG